Proteins found in one Planococcus citri chromosome 2, ihPlaCitr1.1, whole genome shotgun sequence genomic segment:
- the LOC135837137 gene encoding vesicular glutamate transporter 3-like: protein MAFTIHKQLRNYCRSQTTDKQRNRPGSGSRNFRFLVVTLLFMGNLNIVLLKNNVNIAIVEIQSKKNTTAKNITTSENGIVEIHSKENITDGSDDSDDNIITGENTTVEIQSKENITVNNVTESESKYNWDSKTVGIIQSSYAYGCIFTVFGAVIISKLGGAITYGTSILMMAIINMITPVCLEFDFFVFLGSRVVLGAFDGLAYMGGVEVLSRWAPVRERSRIMSLSFCGIYVGVAVAYPICGIIANSLGWEAIFYFSGICGIIWSALWFILVRNQPSKDKWMSKKEQLYIVENTQTTPRKQIVHPYMKIVTSPQVWAFCMGKFTYSWGFTLLVVCFPLYVRDMTGQTTDKVGLISSIPNFVCICTIPLAGFLLDLWQNNTNLSVTQIHKIVMCTGFTSGAVLFLIASQSSNFTLSMTCFVLIKFIISFNYLVLQLVCLYIHVTASFQCIGWKVIMVVHCQYYFDTKRSRIHSTKWHLIRMEHLFPFIGRNFFRRSYDIFDLRFQ from the exons TTCTGGTTCTCGAAACTTTCGATTCCTCGTTGTAACCTTGTTATTTATGGGAAACTTGAACATAGTCTTATTGAAGAACAACGTAAATATCGCAATCGTTGAAATTCAGTCCAAGAAAAACACCACTGCTAAAAATATAACTACAAGtgaa AATGGAATCGTTGAAATTCACTCAAAGGAAAATATCACTGATGGCAGTGATGACAGTGATGACAATATAATTACTGGAGAA AATACGACGGTTGAAATCCAGTCAAAGGAGAACATTACTGTTAACAATGTAACCGAGAGTGAA TCAAAGTACAACTGGGATTCAAAAACAGTAGGAATTATCCAAAGCTCCTACGCATACGGTTGCATATTTACAGTATTCGGTGCAGTCATAATAAGTAAATTAGGAGGCGCTATCACGTATGGAACATCGATACTAATGATGGCCATCATAAATATGATAACTCCGGTTTgtttagaatttgattttttcgtgtttCTGGGCTCCAGAGTAGTTTTAGGAGCTTTCGAC GGCCTCGCCTACATGGGCGGTGTGGAAGTGCTGTCACGTTGGGCGCCAGTTAGAGAAAGATCGAGAATAATGTCTTTGAGTTTTTGCGGAATATATGTTGGGGTCGCGGTGGCTTATCCTATATGTGGAATTATAGCAAATTCATTGGGCTGGGAGGCAATATTCTACTTTTCAG GCATATGTGGCATAATTTGGTCAGCACTATGGTTTATTCTGGTACGAAATCAACCTTCCAAAGATAAATGGAtgtcaaaaaaagaacaattgtACATCGTGGAAAACACACAAACGACTCCGAGAAAACAA ATCGTCCATCCTTACATGAAAATCGTCACTTCGCCACAAGTCTGGGCTTTTTGTATGGGTAAATTTACCTACAGCTGGGGGTTCACTTTATTGGTGGTATGTTTCCCACTTTATGTCAGAG ACATGACTGGACAAACCACAGATAAAGTAGGTTTAATATCTTCTATTCCAAACTTCGTCTGCATATGCACAATTCCATTGGCTGGATTCTTATTGGATTTATGGCAGAATAACACCAACCTCAGCGTAACTCAG ATTCACAAGATCGTCATGTGCACAGGATTCACTTCCGGAgcagttttatttttgatagCATCTCAAAGTTCCAATTTTACGTTGTCTATGACTTGTTTCGTTCTCATAAAGTTTATCATTTCTTTTAATTATCTCGTTCTACA ACTGGTTTGCCTGTACATACATGTCACCGCATCATTCCAGTGTATTGGCTGGAAAGTCATTATGGTGGTTCACTGTCAGTATTATTTTGATACCAAACGTAGTAGGATTCATAGTACAAAATGGC accTTATCCGAATGGAGCATTTGTTTCCTTTTATCGGGAGGAATTTTTTTCGCCGGAGCtatgatatttttgatttacgGTTCCAGTGA